From Amyelois transitella isolate CPQ chromosome 9, ilAmyTran1.1, whole genome shotgun sequence:
TTtagattcaattttattttcttaaaagtttgtttttgtttagaaTGTGTATCTGCACCTTTATTGTTACATCAATGTGTTTCGCTCGCaccacgttgggcgccaatTTTACGTGACTTGAATGTAGAGCGGTGTTTGCAATCTCCTTGCTAGTTCCAAAATAATGAATGTTGTATAAACAATACTTACAGCCATTTACAAAATTAGTTGCAATGTATTGgagtagaaaaaaataaacgcaTTCAGACAGCTGAAGAAGGAGAGAAAAATAACAGACCAATGATTTTGGAAcaaattagaatatttttgtgcAGGTAAACTTAAGCTAGAGAACTTTTTAATACCGGTTTTTTATTACGGCTTATACctaaatatgttaattatgACTTATgaaccaaatataaaaattatacataaataaatattactttgcACAAAAATTCTTGTACAATAGTTTAACACTACTTAATCATCAATTCCTTTAATGATTTTATCAAGAAATATGGACAGGAAATAGGTAATTACgagatatattttatcactGTCTTTATCACTTAATTCTTCTTTATCTGTGCAATGTGTACCTACACGAACAATAAATACATCTTTATACTCGTTACTACGACGatgctttaaatatttatcaggAATAATTCATTTTCACGTATTATCagattttaatacaattaattactCATTAattactataaccagagagctgactaggatcagatgccaggatggtagcgttgtgaaaggagaagaatgtgtactaaagatatggaaggactattttgaaagtttatttgaaaaaaagaaaggaaataagaaagatttctgctatagcgaagaaaaagagaatgagatggaaggcgaaattgaaatgttcgaaattgtggaagcacttaagagtatgaaagcgggaaaggctgctgggtgtgatagagtgtcggtcgagatgcttaaagcaggaaaaggcgtagtagctagtcagttgtactgccttttcaatttgtgttggagaagcggccgagtaccaaaagattggtgtaaggctgttatcgtgccactttacaaaggaaaagggtcacagctggactgcaaaaattatcgtggtataagcctgcttagcgtcgtcggcaaattgtatgctaaggtattgattaatagagtcaggaatgaaactgatgacaaaatatgggatgctcaagcgggatttcgaaagggaatgggatgtactgatcaggtcttttccttgcggtgcatagccgaaaagtttttggccaagagtcaaaaagtctattgcacattcgtagatctggaaaaggcctatgacagagttgagaggaatgaattgtggtcagcactttctatgcatggggtgagcagtctcttaatacgagcactgaaatccttatatgaggattcgagtgcttgtgtcaggataaacggagcgcacactgagtggtttaagattgagaaaggcgttaggcaaggatgtgttgcgtcaccgtggctgttcaacctatttatggatagctgtttgacagatttgaaagagtctaaaagtggattaaggatgaatgagttactcgtcaaatgtctgctctatgccgacgatcaggttatactggcgtcatcagcggaggagttacaggagatggtaaactgtatgcatgaagctttaaaagagaaaggaatgaaagtgaacgtaagtaaaactaaaacactggtttttgaaatggagaaagaaatgacagcatgtaatattttgattggaggagaaaaagtggagcaagtgaaagagtttgtatatctaggatcaaagtttacatcagatggcaagtatgatagtgatattgaaaggagagtgaacgcggggaacatggtgaatggagctttgcatgcctttatgagcagtcagaaactatccaaaaaggctcgactggctgtgcacaggggcgtgttggtcccgacattaatgtatgggagtgaaagttgggtatggcaaaagaagcatgaaagcagaataaatgcagtggaaatgagagcgttaaggagtatgatgggtgtgaaattgagtgacaggataaggaacagcgtgataagggaatgttgtgatgtgaaagaagatgtagttacaggaatagaaaagggtatgttaagatggttcggtcatgtggagaggatgaatgaaagcaggttgactaagcagatatacaaggagagtgtggagggaaaggtcggagtgggaagacctagacgaacgtatcttgatcaaattaaggacgtcctggtaaagggtcaggtcaaaagtacccgaaaccgccgagcttgtatgaagagagttatgaatgtggacgaagcgaaagaagtatgcagagatcgtggcaagtggaaagaggtagtctctgcctacccctccgggaaagaggcgtgattttatgtatgtatgtatgtatgtaattactcATAATGTGTATATGGGTACATAACATGttgtaacataatttttttgattgcAGTTGTGTCATCGTTatcaaaagaagaaatataagAATTTTAGAAAAGTACGcataaatgtagaaaaaaaacatacaacaaattagattaatttaaagtaataaagcTAAATGTGacacattaatatttattagtatttccTATTTCGATCATATAAGTCTAGTGACTGGTTTCTCttctcaaaatatattttatttaaattttgcctACTTAACTTAATACGAGTATCGCCTCACAGATATACCGAATCATAAAGCTGGAATTCATTATATAGCACAAATTACATTTCAAGTACTCGATATCCAAGAGAGATATTGTGTTATCCTCACATAACCACTAGGGAAACTTAACCCGCAACCTGCGCCGAATGATGTCAATCCgatctgaaaatataataggagttttaaattataattctaaAACAGTTCTTCCAAGGTAAGGACTATATGCACTTATAAGAGAAATACTTAGATATTACAACTTCAACGAATTCTATATAGGTACAATTTTTTAAGGTTCAACATGCATACTTtgctttgataaaatttaagtagaaaggtttttttaatgataattagaaaattatcacttaaaaaaataaacgaaaagCTGAATGGCCAACTCACCAGTATTCTCCTATCATTACTGATGGTCGTCAGAGGTCCACCAGAGTCACTGGCGCATATCCCGACCCCTCCTGATCCACTTGTGCAAATACTCTCATCTCGTGAACCAGTGGTTCCAAATAAGATTCCGCATTCAGCAGGCGTTATTACTTGGACGTCAACTGCTCTCAGGATTTGATTCCAATCTAAAGCTGGagctaaaatataaatagcatATTTTAATAGTAGCTTGCATTAAGATGAGGCCAAATAATGCAAGGATAGCGGCGCTCGGCCTACACATTCTGATAGAtggcatgattttatatatgtaaaatttaaggTTATATTTACATTCTGGTGTGATGCCATAGCCTGAAGTTAATGCCATCTGTCCAGCAAAGTTATTAGAAACTTCGTCATTGCTTGGTAGAGCAATGGGTTGTATtacatctgaaaaaaaaagtattaaagtaAAATCTTCTTCCACTAGCTTAAGTTGGTGAAGTAATGTGGAATATTCtctaatatttacttaaagtcaattattttgtctttCAGTAAGTTATTCATCCTAGCTTTTCACGTTGTTTGTTTTCCCTTTACGACTATTTCAAAGGCTTGATCTGCTCCctaagggataaaggcgtCATATGGGACTTACAAAGAATGAAATTTGTTGTACAACCTACTACCAAAATGTGGCTTGAGATACttccaaatttttaattcatctatacaaataaaactctttaGTTACTGCTAACTGATTGATTGACTGTCACACAGCCTTAACTGTTGGGTctagagacttgaaatttaGTATTTAGGTTTCTTATGTGATCTAAGAAGGTATTAAGAGAGGATTCCCTGGAATTAACGGGATTTTAAGTTATACGAGGGCGGAGCTGCGGGCGTCGTCTATTACTCTTATAAGACTACAGTAATACTTACTTGTGAATGAAACAGTCGGTATATGAAGCATAGCGATATCATTGATATAGCTAGGGTCCCCAGCCGTGTATCCATGATGAGGAATGAAGTTTGTGGCGTTTACTCTGAGACCTCCGAAAAATACGTAGTTTGACCCCAAAGCCACGGTGTAAATCGCATCATCGAACTGACAGCTGGCTGCAGTAAGCACTCTTGTTGATGAGATGAGAGCACCCCCGCAGCACGAGAGAAAGACTGAAGGTACATCTATCACTATACCTGCCTGAGAAGGagatagataataatttattgtaaaggattctttaaaaaaagtatttggcAAGTTTGGTTTCATATTTTAAGCGTTTAACGAgtgaattttctttatatatcgaacaaaatataatctaatattttattgtgactTGGTAAGAGATAGTTAAATTCCACCtctataagtaaaaatataataaaatcaacttttacatagttataatacatatgtatacatatgtattaaaatcaaCTTTTAGTATTTACATAACACCACACAACACCttccttttaatatttacaaaataaaatatttttagtagatATGATGTTAGGGGCAAAAAGTGACAACATATGAAACTGTACGCGatattttcagaaatataGACAGGTCAGCCATCGAAAGCAACGATACCCGGTTTAGTACTAAACTTTGAAGCAATGAACATTAAGCTTGTTACATAAATGACCAAGCGAATATAACGTCCATTTTAAAGCATAGATTGTTGCGATGCAAAATGTGAACGGAATATTCAGCAAACAAATAGGATCAGGTAACAAAGGATTTCTGAAAATCCTTCGTAAAAGGGGATGTGGCAAAATAATTACGCGAGCGAAGCCCGGAGCGCCACAATTGAATTCGgatatttgttgtttttacgttataatttttttattacaaaattacatttatgtaatgttactacgtataatttatgttatagTTTTTGATTGCTTATTTGCCGGTCAGTTTTAAAGCACCTTTGTTCAGAttccttctggcgttagtcccagtTACGTACTCACCTCTCAGGAGAAGAACCCGAGTTATTCatatgaccatgatcctggattgggtaagtcgaatttttacacgaagcgaaatatatacgggacagattacaaaGATTGAGTTGAGCTTTTAAGTAACTTCGAGATTTCTAATATGAGACTTAACGGTACtaaattttgtaatgaatacttatatagatacacATCTTATACCCAGGCAAATTTAGAAAATGTTCGCTTCTCATCATTCCCtagccggaattcgaacctgagatctccggtgtcacagacaagcgtactaccgctgctcCATAGATGCCGTCAAGTTACATTTAAGGGGTCTTTTCATATAAAAGATTCTGCTCATTATCTTTTATCAActctttgtttaaaaatatatttaagtgtttttctttgtttaaaacaaatgtaaaaagtacctgataaGGAATTTCCGATATGTCAGTTATTGACCCTCCTGCAATTCTTTCTTCTTTAGCTATAGCAGCCTCTTCTAACTGCTTTAATTTTGTTGCTAGAGGTATTCCAATTTCTCTGTGATAATCACGAACTCCAATATTAGCACTGTATACAAGTACTGttgataacaatattattactgGTACTAATTCTTtcattttaacaaattattacTGCGTCCAGTCTATAGCAAATACTGATAATAAGAAATCAgtcaaaaatcttaaatactCGTAGTATGGATAGTAAAATTCAGATAAGATAAGCGTCATTgaggtaaataattataatctgGTTCCAAGAAATGAAATCTCATTGTGTCATTTCCTTAAATATTGCGCTCTATCTATTGTCGTGTAAGCGTAAGTTTCGGAACTGTAAACTTTCTAATGCtatgtcaaaaatataaactgtCGATGATTTATATTGCTTTACCAATAATTATTGGAGGTTTTGCGATATGATTACGCAAGTTCTGTACAGTTTTAGGGTTAAAACTACCAAACTAGGCATTCCTTCTATGACTTTACTTTCTTACCAAGTATCAGATGAATAAAGTAAGatcaataattacttttttaaaactaaacatgcaTAAGATGTACATTATATGATGCTCCTTTTCAGAGAAGTAGGCATACGATAGTCATTCCACTTACCACGGTCCTGctaacattttctattatttatacatattcatcattattttcatgtaaTCTTTTtagttttgggtactcttgatctaCTCGTTCCAGAAATtgaaggtacgttcgtcttgTGAGTGGTTAACTGTTTATCGTAAACCGAAgtcaaaagtataaaaatagtaataaatctcgcattttttttaaatcatcatcAAAGCTATGTGGTTTAGGTCATCCTGCTAAACTTGGCAGGcagatgtatatatataaggaaaatacatacatgtaaacaTTGGaataaatgctattttttaattcaaaaattttatgatttatattcgtcatataaatgttatcttttttttttttttttttttttttttttttttttttaacaaattacacagattgagttagcctcgaagtaagttcgagacttgtgttacgagatactaactcaacgatactatatttttataataataataaatacttatataaataaacatccaggacccaggccaatcagaaaaagttcttttctcatcatgccctggccgggattcgaacccgggacctctggtgtcacagacaagcgcactaccgctgcgccacagaggccggcCGTTATCTAATTTATGTATTACGATTCTAATTAATCGGTTTATGAtctaattatttatctttatgacagttttactttaatacagtattataatataagcCTATGCAGTTGCTGTCATCAGATATTTTTTCgtagataaaaatatgactGACAGTTTAAATAGTCCGaagtattgaaaattaaatcgaATTCCTTGTCTATCGTTCTTAGACTTAGCGTGACGATGCGCAAGCGCTGGCTTGATGAAGTCGTCTGGAAGGCTCTTggaatgatttttaaaatgtgcAGATTCTGAAGTgtaactatttataatagaactATCTATCCCATAAGTAATAACAGCAAAACTTGTTTATGCGGAGgtcaaaaatcaataaaatctaaGATTGTGGTCTTGCCGGGGTTTGAATACATATGATTGATTGAacaattttcctttttattttattaatgagtTTTTATCATTGATTTATCTTATCCCTCGTACGATATGATTCGTAACATAGTTTATCTTTTGGTAAGACgctcataaatataaattttaatcaagaATTAACCATACTGTAATATACTCCTATAGAAAAAATActtcttataatattttgtcgaGTATGAACCTAAATTGTAGCAAATTGTAGacaaacagaaacaaaaatattgcataCACAAAGTGTTTAGTAGGTATAAGGAATGACATAGAGCAGTCACATTTATCGCGGACGGAGCAAAGGGCGAAAGCTAGTGTAACAAACCCCTTTACTTACACTACACACTTAACCTCATCATatactaaatattattattagaaccGACCAAAAAGTATTGTACTAGCATCACAATTTTGGTTGACAATGTCAACTTTACATTAGCTagagagaatttttttaatggagtAATGCCTAATTTCAGTAATTACTATCTTTATGTGATTGttgtacctatattattattgtcaatACGATTGGGAGTAAACCAACTGTTTTTATGTTGATTTCTGTATTTCATTTATACCAACCgctgtgtaataaataagtaaataaatcataatatttgaattctttatttaatcagTTACTCAATATCCATGATAGATATTGTGTTATTCGCACAAAACCATTGGGAGATGTCGCGCCGCAAGTTTGTCCGAAAGACGTTATTCCaatctgaaaattaatttgtaatttagtaatcatatatataaaattctcacaTCACAATGTTCGTTGCCGTACTCCtctgaaacggcttgaccgattctcatgaaattttgtgagcatattgaggtctgagaatcggtcaacatctatttttcataccctttAGTGTCCACCCTTAagatttttaactagaaattacttaaaaattatttatatggcaaaacaacgtttgccgggacagccaGTAGTATTTAGAGATAacctacatatgtacttaattattacgtctatatcacttgaggggtagacagagccaaaagtcttgaaaagactgaaaggctgctactgtatcgttgagttagtaactcgtaacaaaagtttctaacttacttcgaggcttaatcaatctgtgtaatttgtcccgtaaaagaaaaaaaaatagtcttaAAGTAGTGACAATGATATCTTACTAGTATTCTTCTGTTATTGCTAAAGGTCGTCAAAGGTCCACCAGAGTCGCTTGAGCAGGGCCCAACACCACCACTTCCATGCGTGCAAATGGTCTCGTTTCTGGCACCCAAATCCCCATAAGAAGATCCACATTGGGCAGGAGTAATGATCTGGAGGTCAACAGCTCGTAGGACTTGATCCCAAGTTAACGTTGGAACTGCAAAATTTAGGTATAAacgaaaatttttataaatttttctacAGGGTTTCCTTTTAACACTtttagaatagtaccactctatatctttcacgtggatgtcgcaaaaggcgactaaaggaaagttttataacttaagattcttcttgtacgcggtgagctagcaacctctcaatatttgaatctcaattccatcttaagccttacagctaaatgtggcctctcaatcttttcaagaatgttgactctgtctattcTGCAAGGGATATTACCCAGAGAAAAGATTAGCAGGTGGCATTGAGTTAACTTAtagccttttttattttcaatataattaacataccTAAGATAAATTACATACCCAGGATGGTCACTGAACCAGAACTATAAGTGAGAAGTtatgaagaaagaaaataaagttcatcaagatttttaaattgtattgttgAATGAATGTTATCTGTTTGTATTGTTATATGTATTGTGTTGTATGAATGAATACCTTGTTAACATTTTCAGTATTGCACATAgtgatttaaagaaataaaaaagacatgattaaaatttatattaaaatgacaTGATTTACTAAAAAGTTcaaaaacatttgaaaaaaaaaaaatacttttaaaatctcGCGTTTTCTTGTCTTTTTCATTTCACGAGtttgaagcgaaagaaatgtgcagggatcgttgcaagtgaaaagatgtggtctctgcctacccctccgggaaagaggcgttatttatgtatgtatgtgtaggtTTGTAACGCGAGAACATTCGAACCGTtgatctgattttgatgaagtttAAAGTGTGTTcaggtatatacataatatgtgtgtgtatgtatctgtcaaaagaatttttaaatttgtaggGCATCATAATaggtcaagtagtttttgagtgacgatttcgttaaaaaaataaaagtgttcgCGAGGTCTAAGTTCGCAGCAAACGacttgtgtaaaaataaacaatcaaaagtaaatatttacttactttcaGGTGTAATACCATAGCCAGAGGCTACCGCTATTTGTCCAGCAAAGTTGTTGGCAACCTCCGCTGAGTTAGGAAGAGAAATAGGCTGAATAGcatctgaaatataaataataaataatttacgtcTATGTTGCAATCGAGAAAAATCAATTCTCAAGTGCGCAAGTTGCTGGTTTTTTGCTGGTTTCATAGTGGAAATATATACCTGTATAAAAGGGGCAACAGATTTTAGTTTCTTGGAGATAAGATTTATTCAAACCTGTGCCTAAAACATGGTGCTGAATAGCAAagtaaagtttataaataaacttgcaaaaataattatgaggaataaagtttaaaactagATAGATAAAGTTTAAACCTCCCTATTTAACTTATATAACGGTATTTACAAAATCGTTAAAAAGCATGTTGACTACATTAATAGTAGTTTGTactttctaaaattaaatacctaatttCGCCTCTAGGATCGAAATCGACTTACTGGTAAATGAAACTGCTGGGATATGAATCATAGCGATATCATGGATGAGAGTCCAATCGCTGTGTGAGTAGCCGGGATGCATTATAAAGTTCGTGACGGCGACTCTGACACCTCCAGAAAACGCGAAGTTAGATCCTAAGCCTATGGTGTATCCAGAATCGTCTCTTTGACAGTGTGCTGCAGAAACCACTCTTGTTGAGGAGATGAGAGCTCCTCCACACAAGGAATCTGTGTTTGTAGGAAGATGTATTACCACAGCTGCCTGTAAAAATCAATGGACAATTTTATTGCACGTTGAAGTTTAAAATCTGAAATTAACTCAAACgatgttcttttatttatttatttatttactaatttatgtacacagaaaatatcgagactgataaacacaagaaacaaaattacaaaggttctgcttatttcaaaagaaatctcttccagcagacccgagataggagacatgatggaaagggtgacaggcgtgtactccactcacacaactaataatagacgtacataaacaaacacattaataaaatataataaaatacatatataaatacaaaataataaacttacataaagtaaatataatatatgccAAATTAGCAAGGCTTGGAgaggtaataatttttaattaattttttaaattgggacAGTGATTTAGAGTCACGTATCTCAGGAGGCAGTGAGTTTCACAATCTAACAGCATGGACAGAAAAGGAGTTGGAGAAAGTGGCCGAACGATGCGTAGGGAATTTAAGCATGGTCCTACGATGAGACCTGCATGGAGTATCGACAGGACAAACAAAGGTGAAGCGGTTGCGCAGATATGAGGGGTATGCAGGATTATAGAGAGTATTGTAAAGAAGGCAAAGTATTCTCATATTTCTACGCAAACGAATGGGCAGCCAGTTTAGTTGCCTGCTGTTGCCTGCTGcctgttttttttgtattttcctCTGCTTTATCCGTTACCAGGTTTAGCTATAAACAATAAGGTCAACAAATCAGTTTTGAATTCTTTGCCACTTCACTTAAGCCGTGTCATGTTTTCTTTGCAATCGATGTCTTCAAACGTGGTAAGTACACATTCTTAGTACCTATTTGACATTAATCTGTCTGTGACTGTGTCTGTGAGCTCGGCCATAATATCACCTATGTGTACAAAATGCAGAACTTTCATCTTAGTTgaggataaaaaaaaagaaagcaaaTGATTTTTTCATAGCTATGAATGCGACTCATCCCGCAGTATGTATGGTTTAAGCTATACTCGTACTCTAAGATAGTGAGTAATAAGTTACCTGATATGGAACTGCTGAAATATCAATTAGTGATCCTCCAGCGATTCTTCCATTACTCGATAGTTTAGCAATAGCTTCAGCCTCCAATTGTTTCACCTTAGTTGCTAATGGTATTCCAATTTCTTCATGATAGTTGCGGAAATTAATATGAGCACTATAAACTGTTGatattaagaatataaataatactagcgatttcattttattaatttgccaGGCGTCTTATCCACttcaatacaaatattgaTGTTTGATGAAAATTCAGCACAGATTCTTAAATActcataattaatttgatagcAAGATAAGATAAATggctattattaaataaaaatctaagcGTTTTTACAGATTTGATGATAAGtcagaattaaatttttgttatcaTTAACTATGAGTTAGATTTACAGTAGAAGAGGATCATTAGTTAGAAGTTATGTTATCATTatgtttacattaattttaaatactgaCCGGTTTATATCgtattacgtacatacatacatatagtcatgtctatatcccttgagagATAGATACAGTCAACGGTTTTGAAAATACAGAAAGGacttcagctgttcggcttacgatgaaattgattttcaaatagagacaggttgctagcccatcgcctacaagaagaatcccaagtttattagtgtttcctttagttgccttttacaatcTAGTTTAGACGTTTTAATTTCTGCGACGATGAACTTTGGCGGTTTTTCCATCATCATTTATCATAACCCAATCTTGTATCTTTGAtcacaaatatacataatggATTACACTGCCTGGGTTTTTCTTAACTTAATcacattattaattatcaaaTCTTGCGTAGCATCTATTGATTTATCCACTTATCTAAAATCGGGAAAACCTTGATTGATAGAAAACAGAATCAAACCGgactaaaaaaatagtttagtaaagaaagaaaatcacttaaaacatTAGGCCTTTTGTCACATGACTCCCGTgacaaaaaacattattttaattgaaagaCCCACTGCCATACAAACGTAACTTACTATAAAATACTCGATGACATCGAATTAATAATTGAAGTAAGTGAATTTTAACTATCTAAATACTTAATCACACCGTTAGCAAATAATTTCTAGTAGTCAATCTATTACATTGTTGAAGTAGTTAGAACAAATTGTCTTCGCAGTAGAACGATAAACCGGTAGCTCGGGGACGCAGCTGCCGGCAGTTAAACCGCGGCTT
This genomic window contains:
- the LOC106134649 gene encoding collagenase: MKSLVLFIFLISTVYSAHINFRNYHEEIGIPLATKVKQLEAEAIAKLSSNGRIAGGSLIDISAVPYQAAVVIHLPTNTDSLCGGALISSTRVVSAAHCQRDDSGYTIGLGSNFAFSGGVRVAVTNFIMHPGYSHSDWTLIHDIAMIHIPAVSFTNAIQPISLPNSAEVANNFAGQIAVASGYGITPEIPTLTWDQVLRAVDLQIITPAQCGSSYGDLGARNETICTHGSGGVGPCSSDSGGPLTTFSNNRRILIGITSFGQTCGATSPNGFVRITQYLSWILSN
- the LOC106134758 gene encoding brachyurin produces the protein MKELVPVIILLSTVLVYSANIGVRDYHREIGIPLATKLKQLEEAAIAKEERIAGGSITDISEIPYQAGIVIDVPSVFLSCCGGALISSTRVLTAASCQFDDAIYTVALGSNYVFFGGLRVNATNFIPHHGYTAGDPSYINDIAMLHIPTVSFTNVIQPIALPSNDEVSNNFAGQMALTSGYGITPESPALDWNQILRAVDVQVITPAECGILFGTTGSRDESICTSGSGGVGICASDSGGPLTTISNDRRILIGLTSFGAGCGLSFPSGYVRITQYLSWISST